A window of Balaenoptera ricei isolate mBalRic1 chromosome 12, mBalRic1.hap2, whole genome shotgun sequence genomic DNA:
ctgttttgttacgtacattcgtttgttttattttttagattctacatataagtgataacagtatttgtttttctctgacctatttcactaagcataatactctctaggtccatccacattgttgcaaatgacagaatttcattcttatggccaagtaatatatcactgtgtgtgtatacatatatatatatatatacacacacatatatacatatatatatatacacacaccacatcttctttatccattcttctgttgatggacacttaggttgcttccatatcttgactgttgtaaataatgctggtatgaaaattgggatgcatgtatcttttccataGGAGACTTCTGTAGTTTTTGCCTTCGTTCCTTGACAACTTCCATGGACGGccttgggcctcagttcccaAACAGAATCTTCCTATCTAATCTCCATCTTCTTTTAATGGGTAAAATACACTCTTctgtatatatagtatacatgTCGTTTAAGGAATAAAATGAGCACTACAGCATACCTTAATagaataaaatcaatattttggGAAGCCATCTGTATACACCTTTTCCCTCAACTAATTTTGTATGCATTTTAATAAATTGCAAGACTGCCAATTGAACAATGAGTAGGTTAGCCCTCTCAGATATTAAAACATTGTATAAAGATACATAGTTAAAACAGTGGGgtagatagaaaaaaatagaaaaaatgatacACATGGATGTAAAATAGATTGGTAATCTTGAGTTTGGGTGAGTATAGTGAAAGTAGCTTTCATACCATGTAGTATGAAGATAACTGGTATGGCTATTTTGTAGGGCAGTTTGGCAATATAAAATCTGAAAGGGGCTCATTCTTTaaccagcagttccacttctaggaagTTCTCTTAGGGAAATATTCCAACGTGGACTCAAGGATGTAGGTAGAAATTCAAGACAGCAGTTTGTAATTGAGTAATTGGAGAAACAAACTAATCAACCACTAAGGGAAGGGGTAAATCAAACTGTACCCATCCTGAGAAAAAGCAAGCTGctagaagaagggaaaaaaaggtgtATACAATTACGTAAAAGTGCAAGTTAAACTTTTACTTCCATAAGACAGTAAGCTTGAAAGGGCAGATAGGAAGGTCTGGGGACTTCGATCTGGGTGAGAACTTGGACGGCACTGGTCCATGCCCTGCTTTGAGAGGAAACTagtaaggttttttgtttgtttgtttgtttttttaaatcaacacttTATAGGCATAAGGAATTTTACCTAAGTGTCATCACACCTAAATGCTTTTACTTAAAGTTCAGTCTCCTTTTCTTGGCTCATCTCCAACCAGGGATGTTTACTGTAtcttaccattttctttcataaaatcaCCTCAGAcatgtctctgtgtgtatatgtagggTATTTTAAACCTAGTTTCGGGATAGTCACAGAGACTCCTGAATGTTCCATTGGTTTGCTAGCTACCTGCTGCTCAGTAATCTTTCTTGTAAAGGACAGAATTTGATGTTCTGGTCATGTGGGTACTacttagagggggaaaaaaaatcaagattgagTCTTAATTCTACTCTGATGTAGCCTCAATTGAAACTTTGAGTCTGCATTAATTTTGAGTCTAAATGTTTAAGGTTCACTCAGCCTTGCCTCTTCTGAAAATAGTTAATAGCCTATTTGTAAGTTCAGCTTTGCATCTTTATTTCCCTTGTTATAAACTAAAGGCTTATTCAAAATTGGAGTGATCATTACTGGTGACCAAAGGGTCTACAATAGACATACCACTCCCTGCTCTTTAAAATTAGGTttccttggatttttaaaatgaaaattttcatagCACTAAATTGACTTGTGCTATTTAAAACAAATCCTAACACCCAGCTGTTAACAGTTTACTTCTAGCCAGGGCACCAGCGTCCCAGCCAGCAGCCAGGAACAGGAAGCCAAACTGACAGAGATGCTACTTCTCTCTACGGTGGTACTCAGTAGTACAACATGTGAGTGTATCACGTTAACATGTTGTACATCTTAATTTACACTGTATTAcgtgtcaaatatatttcaatttcaaAAAGTGACAAGGAGGGCTCCCCACTGCTGCGGTTACTAGTTAGCAGGGAAGAGTCACCAGCACTGCTTGTGTCTCGCTGGCTTCAAACATCGCTGGAGGTCGAGTGACCCGGGCAGGACTTGGAGACGACAGCTGCGCTGTCCTGGCCATTTCAGTTTTCCCCTAGTTGCCAGCAGTTGCCCGAGCTGGGAAGTCTCTGCTTGCAGCGCTATAATGCACCCACCCGTGAGGCCCGTTGAAACCAAGTTTTCGCATCCCTTGTCTCTGAGTAGAAATATCTCAGGCTTGGAAGTGTTTCCCATGAGGACGGACTCGACGGCCCGAGAGGTCCCTCACCTTGCAAAGCCAGATGCGCGCGGTGAAGGAGCACAGGGGAAGCACCTGCCCGAGGCGCAAGCCACTGCGGCCCCGGGCGGCTAGAAAGCCAAAAGCTCTCACCTGCCTCTGGGTAGAAAGCCGCCTGGAGCAGATAATGGCTGCTGGAGCGACGTGCctgtctctccccttcccctgccaaTTAACAGACGTTAGGGAAATTCGATGCTTTATTAGAACTCTTTAGATTCGTGTTTGCAAACATTTAACAGGGAGTGGCGGGGAGCGGGGAAACCAAGAACCACACCATTCTTTTCTCAGCTTCTGCAGCAGAATAGGGTTCCAGGAGGGGCTTCCACTTTGACCTTGCCTGGCTCTCTTGCTTCTGGGCCCGAAACGCACTCAGAACCTGGTAACCGGACCCTGGATAGCTTCGGGAAAGCTCTGGGTGGCCGCCTCCCGGGCAGCGCCGGGGGACCGCTGGGTGGCCGCCTCCCGGGCTGCGCCGGGGGACCGCTGGGTGGCCGCCTCCCGGGCAGCGCCGGGGGACCGCTGGGTGGCCGCCTCCCGGGCTGCGCCGGGGGACCGCTGGGTGGCCGCCTCCCGGGCTGCGCCGGGGGACCGCTGGGTGGCCGCCTCCCGGGCTGCGCCGGGGGACCGCTGGGTGGCCGCCTCCCGGGCTGCGCCGGGGGACCGCTGGGTGGCCGCCTCCCGGGCTGCGCCGGGGGACCGCTGGGTGGCCGCCTCCCGGGCAGCGCCGGGGGACCGCTGGGTGGCCGCCTCCCGGGCTGCGCCGGGGGACCGCTGGGTGGCCGCCTCCCGGGCTGCGCCGGGGGACCGCTGGGTGGCCGCCTCCCGGGCAGCGCCGGGGGACCGCTGGGTGGCCGCCTCCCGGGCAGCGCCGGGGGACCGCTGGGTCGCCGCCTCCCGGGCAGCGCCGGGGGACCGCTGGGTCGCCGCCTGCCGGATCGCGCAGGGGGACCGCTGGGTCCCGGCCTCCCGGGCTTCGCCGGGGCACAGATGGGTCGCCGCCTGCCGGGCTGCACTGGGGGACCGCTGGGTCGCCGCCTCCCCGGCAGGAGGCTTCTCAGAGCCTGGAAGAAGAGCAACGACAGGAGGTCGCACCTGTGTCCCACATACTCTCCACATAAGGAGTTATCCCTTCGGGCTGCAGGGGTGGGAGCCCGGAATCTGAGAGTACGAGGTCAATTTGCTCCTCTGGATCCCTTGCAAAGAGGAAACCCTCTTCCAGTCGAATTAAGAGGATGAGACCGCTGCCCCGGCACAGGCAGGAAGCACCAGAATCCCTCCCAAGGAACCCGGGGCCTGCCTAGGGTACCTTTCATTGTTGCCGGCCCCGTACTTTGCGCCCGGAGTTGGCGGTGATAGTCAGCCAAGTTCATGATCATCGTGGATACATCTTTCTGGTAATAAGGCCGGCCAAATATCAAGATCTCAGCCTCGCCGTCCGGGTCCCACTGATTAACGTGAAGCAGGGTCTGCGACACACACTCGACATGCGGGATGTGCTCTCCGCCCAGGCCTGCGCAGGAAGCAACGAGGCCCTGAGCAgtggggcctgggaggggaggcAGCGGGGGGCCCGGATGCGAGCCAGAGCCGCGAAGAAGCCGCCTGGGCGCGGCCAGCCTGGGGCCTCGGCCTCACCGCTCGGGCCCGCTCACCGAAGATTGCTTCCACCAGCCAGGCCTCCAGGTGAATCGCCCTCGGACTCTTCAGGTACTCGGAGTGAAACCAGTAGGGCCGCTTGGTGAGGTTACCGAGCACCTCGAAGAGCGTCCCTTCTCGCTGCTCCAGCTGGACGAGCGTCGGAAACCGCTTGGGGGCGGCCATGCCGCGGCGAGCCTCGCAGGGGGCTGTGGGTCCGCTGCCAACCGCCGGCCGCGCATG
This region includes:
- the KHDC3L gene encoding KH domain-containing protein 3 encodes the protein MAAPKRFPTLVQLEQREGTLFEVLGNLTKRPYWFHSEYLKSPRAIHLEAWLVEAIFGLGGEHIPHVECVSQTLLHVNQWDPDGEAEILIFGRPYYQKDVSTMIMNLADYHRQLRAQSTGPATMKGSEKPPAGEAATQRSPSAARQAATHLCPGEAREAGTQRSPCAIRQAATQRSPGAAREAATQRSPGAAREAATQRSPGAAREAATQRSPGAAREAATQRSPGAAREAATQRSPGAAREAATQRSPGAAREAATQRSPGAAREAATQRSPGAAREAATQRSPGAAREAATQRSPGAAREAATQRSPGAAREAATQRSPGAAREAATQRSPGAAREAATQSFPEAIQGPVTRF